The Salvelinus fontinalis isolate EN_2023a chromosome 9, ASM2944872v1, whole genome shotgun sequence genome has a window encoding:
- the LOC129862238 gene encoding serine/threonine-protein phosphatase 6 regulatory subunit 2-like isoform X1: MFWKFDLHTSSQLEALLEKEDVTLTELMEEEDVLQECKAQNRRLLVFLSQDTCMQELLHLITTEPPAGLEEIKRFKHPNIACELLTSDVGVINDKLGGEKPLLDILYTFLEQPPPLNPLLASFFSKTIGNLITRKSEQVIFFLRGKEGFLGLVLKHINTSAMMDLLLRLISCVDPAPLRQDTLNWLNEERLAQRLIELIHPGKDKERQSNASQTVCDIIRLSRDQANQLQENSEADPLLAVLESQECVSQLLDNMFVGESTESCIVYGTQVLLTLLEIRRPGVDGVLDVCVLGYERCVVSSILQAVQPHLKHYHQLLLDPPGRTPMLTSLGVLEVPLGNCRLHVARLMASLLQTTNMSYYTCFDDTIYNNTVTLELCRLQTINLLLDLFFKYTWNNFLHFQVELCVAAILSHSSQEERPQVGLVIQERPLVPLEDIPQARFVAQEKPMFPQAENPQGSLSTQEKPRLQQMPQEKQALPGPKPPLPSLPPDISTHNPLVTHLFQDCRLVQRILEAWEENDKTQAEGGMRRGYMGHLTRIANTVVCNMEKGPVRIQISSLITELPKDCRGRWESFVDQDLTETNRKNTVDLVSHNLRSSSEDDDRQSPFPKELSLQQTFSDYQIQQMTANFVDQFGFNDDEFSEHGDNISATFDRIKEIKFNVDTEDTAKTAAFEACTKEKIQLFDDSEEEDIWEEREINYTMHTKSRTRFGGPQMSVGLAQSDGMSDTPDKSTGSDTKEGEVPNEVTCQTEHSKNISQMETAQNPGWAASFGEVNFNSHSSGVDPWGSPAPKPGVGVDPWGSPSPKPGVGVDPWGSPSPKPGVGVDPWGSPSPKPGVGVDPWGSHAPMPGVGVDAWGSPAPQPVTTEAEKGWAKFTDFQPFCCSETGLRCTSPVDSEICGSDKTKPSQGMNPCVWSVCVARKAPLVASDTSSSGGSDSEEEEEKTESVTMEIVSKEMVTTEPIVTTARLETIRLNMNVKNERAGFTSVGGLQPLSVLPVEFVALGVCYRVYNTLQTKHQCEVDMKEKEKEKKRVMGGEDLLNATAAPLTDRPATITKETPSSANGPA; this comes from the exons atGTTCTGGAAGTTTGACCTGCACACGTCATCCCAGCTGGAGGCCCTGCTTGAGAAGGAAGATGTCACGCTCACTGAACTCATGGAGGAGGAGGACGTACTGCAGGAGTGCAAGGCCCAGAACCGCAG GCTGCTTGTCTTCCTGTCCCAGGACACCTGCATGCAAGAGCTGCTGCACCTCATCACCACAGAGCCCCCTGCTGGTCTGGAAGAGATCAAACGCTTCAA gcacCCTAACATAGCATGTGAGCTGCTGACGAGTGATGTAGGGGTGATAAATGATAAGCTGGGGGGAGAGAAGCCCCTTCTAGACATCCTGTACACCTTCCTGGAGCAGCCCCCTCCCCTCAACCCCCTCCTCGCATCCTTCTTCAGCAAGACCATTGGAAACCTCATCACACGCAAGAGCGAACAG GTGATCTTCTTCCTGCGGGGAAAGGAGGGTTTCCTGGGTCTGGTTCTTAAACACATCAACACATCGGCCATGATGGACCTCCTGCTACGCCTCATCAGCTGTGTAGATCCTGCTCCTCTCCGACAAGACACACTCAAc TGGTTGAATGAAGAGCGGCTGGCCCAGAGGCTCATAGAACTCATTCACCCTGGGAAAGACAaggag AGACAGTCGAATGCGTCCCAGACTGTGTGTGACATCATCCGTCTGAGCAGAGACCAGGCCAATCAGCTCCAAGAGAACTCTGAGGCCGACCCTCTGCTCGCCGTGCTGGAGtc GCAGGAGTGTGTGAGTCAGCTGCTGGACAACATGTTTGtgggagagagcacagagagctgCATCGTCTatggaactcaagtccttctcaCCTTACTGGAGATCAGGAGGCCGGG agtgGATGGTGTGCTGGATGTGTGTGTTCTGGGATATGAAAGGTGTGTCGTCAGCAGCATCCTGCAGGCTGTCCAACCCCACCTCAAACACTACCACCAACTACTGCTGGATCCTCCCGGG CGGACCCCCATGCTGACCAGTCTAGGTGTGTTGGAGGTGCCACTGGGTAACTGTCGTCTCCATGTGGCCAGACTAATGGCCTCCCTACTACAGACCACTAACATGAGTTATTACACCTGTTTTGACGACACGATTTACAACAACACCGTCACACTGGAGCTCTGCAGACTCCAGACCATAAACCTCCTACTG GACCTGTTCTTTAAGTACACCTGGAACAACTTCCTGCACTTCCAAGTGGAACTGTGTGTGGCAGCCATCCTCAGCCACTCTTCTCAGGAGGAGAGGCCCCAGGTTGGCCTGGTTATCCAGGAAAGGCCCTTGGTTCCCCTGGAGGACATTCCCCAGGCCCGCTTTGTGGCCCAGGAAAAACCCATGTTTCCCCAGGCGGAGAATCCTCAGGGCAGCCTCTCGACCCAGGAAAAGCCCAGGCTTCAGCAGATGCCCCAGGAAAAGCAGGCCTTGCCTGGCCCCAAACCACCActgccctctcttcctcctgacatCTCCACACATAACCCACTGGTGACCCAT tTGTTTCAGGACTGTCGTCTGGTTCAGAGGATATTGGAGGCCTGGGAGGAGAATGATAAGACTCA GGCGGAGGGGGGTATGAGGAGAGGCTACATGGGTCACCTGACAAGAATCGCTAATACTGTAGTCTGTAACATGGAGAAAGGACCAGTCCGCATCCAGATCAGCAGCCTTATTACag AGCTGCCTAAGGATTGCAGGGGGCGCTGGGAGAGCTTTGTAGACCAGGACCTGACAGAGACCAACAGGAAGAACACTGTAGACCTG gtgtCTCACAACCTGCGCTCCTCCAGTGAAGACGATGACCGACAGAGTCCCTTCCCCAAAGAGCTGTCACTGCAACAG ACATTCTCAGACTACCAGATCCAGCAGATGACTGCTAACTTTGTGGATCAGTTTGGCTTCAATGACGACGAGTTCTCAGAACACGGCGACAACATCAG CGCCACCTTTGACCGGATCAAAGAGATCAAATTCAACGTGGACACAGAGGACACT GCTAAGACTGCAGCATTTGAGGCCTGCACTAAGGAGAAGATCCAGTTGTTTGATGATAGCGAGGAAGAAGAcatctgggaggagagagagatcaacTATACTATGcacaccaagtctaggaccag GTTTGGGGGGCCACAGATGTCTGTTGGATTGGCTCAGAGTGATGGAATGAGCGATACTCCTGATAAGTCAACAGGTTCTGACACAAAGGAGGGGGAGGTGCCTAATGAGGTCACATGTCAGACTGAACACAGCAAGAACATCAGCCAGATGGAGACTGCACAGA ACCCTGGCTGGGCAGCTAGTTTCGGGGAGGTGAACTTTAACTCCCACTCATCTGGAGTGGACCCATGGGGTAGCCCCGCCCCCAAGCCTGGAGTGGGCGTTGACCCATGGGGTAGCCCCTCCCCCAAGCCTGGAGTGGGCGTTGACCCATGGGGTAGCCCCTCCCCCAAGCCTGGAGTGGGCGTTGACCCATGGGGTAGCCCCTCCCCCAAGCCTGGAGTGGGCGTTGACCCATGGGGTAGCCACGCCCCCATGCCCGGAGTGGGCGTAGACGCATGGGGAAGCCCTGCCCCACAGCCTGTAACTACAGAGGCTGAGAAGGGCTGGGCCAAGTTCACTGACTTTCAGCCCTTTTGCTG ttCAGAGACAGGTTTGAGGTGCACTTCTCCAGTGGACTCAGAGATCTGTGGGTCAGACAAAACTAAACCCAGCCAGGGAATGAACC catgtgtgtggagtgtgtgtgtggcgagGAAGGCTCCCCTGGTAGCATCAGACACCTCTTCATCAGGAGGCTCagacagtgaggaagaggaggaaaagaCTGAATCTGTTACTATGGAGATAGTATCCAAGGAAATGGTCACTACAGAGCCCATCGTCACAACCGCCAGACTGGAGACCATCAGACTTAACATGAATGTCAAGAATGAGAGAGCTGGCTTCACCag TGTAGGAGGTCTCCAACCACTGAGTGTGTTGCCTGTGGAGTTTGTTGCGTTGGGAGTGTGTTACAGAGTGTACAACACTTTGCAGACCAAACACCAATG TGAGGTTGACATGAAAGAGAAGGAAAAGGAGAAAAAGAGGGTGATGGGTGGAGAAGACCTGCTTAATGCCACAGCTGCTCCTCTCACAGATCGGCCTGCCACCATCACAAA AGAGACACCCTCCTCAGCAAACGGACCGGCCTAG
- the LOC129862238 gene encoding serine/threonine-protein phosphatase 6 regulatory subunit 2-like isoform X2: protein MFWKFDLHTSSQLEALLEKEDVTLTELMEEEDVLQECKAQNRRLLVFLSQDTCMQELLHLITTEPPAGLEEIKRFKHPNIACELLTSDVGVINDKLGGEKPLLDILYTFLEQPPPLNPLLASFFSKTIGNLITRKSEQVIFFLRGKEGFLGLVLKHINTSAMMDLLLRLISCVDPAPLRQDTLNWLNEERLAQRLIELIHPGKDKERQSNASQTVCDIIRLSRDQANQLQENSEADPLLAVLESQECVSQLLDNMFVGESTESCIVYGTQVLLTLLEIRRPGVDGVLDVCVLGYERCVVSSILQAVQPHLKHYHQLLLDPPGRTPMLTSLGVLEVPLGNCRLHVARLMASLLQTTNMSYYTCFDDTIYNNTVTLELCRLQTINLLLDLFFKYTWNNFLHFQVELCVAAILSHSSQEERPQVGLVIQERPLVPLEDIPQARFVAQEKPMFPQAENPQGSLSTQEKPRLQQMPQEKQALPGPKPPLPSLPPDISTHNPLVTHLFQDCRLVQRILEAWEENDKTQAEGGMRRGYMGHLTRIANTVVCNMEKGPVRIQISSLITELPKDCRGRWESFVDQDLTETNRKNTVDLVSHNLRSSSEDDDRQSPFPKELSLQQTFSDYQIQQMTANFVDQFGFNDDEFSEHGDNISATFDRIKEIKFNVDTEDTAKTAAFEACTKEKIQLFDDSEEEDIWEEREINYTMHTKSRTRFGGPQMSVGLAQSDGMSDTPDKSTGSDTKEGEVPNEVTCQTEHSKNISQMETAQNPGWAASFGEVNFNSHSSGVDPWGSPAPKPGVGVDPWGSPSPKPGVGVDPWGSPSPKPGVGVDPWGSPSPKPGVGVDPWGSHAPMPGVGVDAWGSPAPQPVTTEAEKGWAKFTDFQPFCCSETGLRCTSPVDSEICGSDKTKPSQGMNPCVWSVCVARKAPLVASDTSSSGGSDSEEEEEKTESVTMEIVSKEMVTTEPIVTTARLETIRLNMNVKNERAGFTSVGGLQPLSVLPVEFVALGVCYRVYNTLQTKHQCEVDMKEKEKEKKRVMGGEDLLNATAAPLTDRPATITKS, encoded by the exons atGTTCTGGAAGTTTGACCTGCACACGTCATCCCAGCTGGAGGCCCTGCTTGAGAAGGAAGATGTCACGCTCACTGAACTCATGGAGGAGGAGGACGTACTGCAGGAGTGCAAGGCCCAGAACCGCAG GCTGCTTGTCTTCCTGTCCCAGGACACCTGCATGCAAGAGCTGCTGCACCTCATCACCACAGAGCCCCCTGCTGGTCTGGAAGAGATCAAACGCTTCAA gcacCCTAACATAGCATGTGAGCTGCTGACGAGTGATGTAGGGGTGATAAATGATAAGCTGGGGGGAGAGAAGCCCCTTCTAGACATCCTGTACACCTTCCTGGAGCAGCCCCCTCCCCTCAACCCCCTCCTCGCATCCTTCTTCAGCAAGACCATTGGAAACCTCATCACACGCAAGAGCGAACAG GTGATCTTCTTCCTGCGGGGAAAGGAGGGTTTCCTGGGTCTGGTTCTTAAACACATCAACACATCGGCCATGATGGACCTCCTGCTACGCCTCATCAGCTGTGTAGATCCTGCTCCTCTCCGACAAGACACACTCAAc TGGTTGAATGAAGAGCGGCTGGCCCAGAGGCTCATAGAACTCATTCACCCTGGGAAAGACAaggag AGACAGTCGAATGCGTCCCAGACTGTGTGTGACATCATCCGTCTGAGCAGAGACCAGGCCAATCAGCTCCAAGAGAACTCTGAGGCCGACCCTCTGCTCGCCGTGCTGGAGtc GCAGGAGTGTGTGAGTCAGCTGCTGGACAACATGTTTGtgggagagagcacagagagctgCATCGTCTatggaactcaagtccttctcaCCTTACTGGAGATCAGGAGGCCGGG agtgGATGGTGTGCTGGATGTGTGTGTTCTGGGATATGAAAGGTGTGTCGTCAGCAGCATCCTGCAGGCTGTCCAACCCCACCTCAAACACTACCACCAACTACTGCTGGATCCTCCCGGG CGGACCCCCATGCTGACCAGTCTAGGTGTGTTGGAGGTGCCACTGGGTAACTGTCGTCTCCATGTGGCCAGACTAATGGCCTCCCTACTACAGACCACTAACATGAGTTATTACACCTGTTTTGACGACACGATTTACAACAACACCGTCACACTGGAGCTCTGCAGACTCCAGACCATAAACCTCCTACTG GACCTGTTCTTTAAGTACACCTGGAACAACTTCCTGCACTTCCAAGTGGAACTGTGTGTGGCAGCCATCCTCAGCCACTCTTCTCAGGAGGAGAGGCCCCAGGTTGGCCTGGTTATCCAGGAAAGGCCCTTGGTTCCCCTGGAGGACATTCCCCAGGCCCGCTTTGTGGCCCAGGAAAAACCCATGTTTCCCCAGGCGGAGAATCCTCAGGGCAGCCTCTCGACCCAGGAAAAGCCCAGGCTTCAGCAGATGCCCCAGGAAAAGCAGGCCTTGCCTGGCCCCAAACCACCActgccctctcttcctcctgacatCTCCACACATAACCCACTGGTGACCCAT tTGTTTCAGGACTGTCGTCTGGTTCAGAGGATATTGGAGGCCTGGGAGGAGAATGATAAGACTCA GGCGGAGGGGGGTATGAGGAGAGGCTACATGGGTCACCTGACAAGAATCGCTAATACTGTAGTCTGTAACATGGAGAAAGGACCAGTCCGCATCCAGATCAGCAGCCTTATTACag AGCTGCCTAAGGATTGCAGGGGGCGCTGGGAGAGCTTTGTAGACCAGGACCTGACAGAGACCAACAGGAAGAACACTGTAGACCTG gtgtCTCACAACCTGCGCTCCTCCAGTGAAGACGATGACCGACAGAGTCCCTTCCCCAAAGAGCTGTCACTGCAACAG ACATTCTCAGACTACCAGATCCAGCAGATGACTGCTAACTTTGTGGATCAGTTTGGCTTCAATGACGACGAGTTCTCAGAACACGGCGACAACATCAG CGCCACCTTTGACCGGATCAAAGAGATCAAATTCAACGTGGACACAGAGGACACT GCTAAGACTGCAGCATTTGAGGCCTGCACTAAGGAGAAGATCCAGTTGTTTGATGATAGCGAGGAAGAAGAcatctgggaggagagagagatcaacTATACTATGcacaccaagtctaggaccag GTTTGGGGGGCCACAGATGTCTGTTGGATTGGCTCAGAGTGATGGAATGAGCGATACTCCTGATAAGTCAACAGGTTCTGACACAAAGGAGGGGGAGGTGCCTAATGAGGTCACATGTCAGACTGAACACAGCAAGAACATCAGCCAGATGGAGACTGCACAGA ACCCTGGCTGGGCAGCTAGTTTCGGGGAGGTGAACTTTAACTCCCACTCATCTGGAGTGGACCCATGGGGTAGCCCCGCCCCCAAGCCTGGAGTGGGCGTTGACCCATGGGGTAGCCCCTCCCCCAAGCCTGGAGTGGGCGTTGACCCATGGGGTAGCCCCTCCCCCAAGCCTGGAGTGGGCGTTGACCCATGGGGTAGCCCCTCCCCCAAGCCTGGAGTGGGCGTTGACCCATGGGGTAGCCACGCCCCCATGCCCGGAGTGGGCGTAGACGCATGGGGAAGCCCTGCCCCACAGCCTGTAACTACAGAGGCTGAGAAGGGCTGGGCCAAGTTCACTGACTTTCAGCCCTTTTGCTG ttCAGAGACAGGTTTGAGGTGCACTTCTCCAGTGGACTCAGAGATCTGTGGGTCAGACAAAACTAAACCCAGCCAGGGAATGAACC catgtgtgtggagtgtgtgtgtggcgagGAAGGCTCCCCTGGTAGCATCAGACACCTCTTCATCAGGAGGCTCagacagtgaggaagaggaggaaaagaCTGAATCTGTTACTATGGAGATAGTATCCAAGGAAATGGTCACTACAGAGCCCATCGTCACAACCGCCAGACTGGAGACCATCAGACTTAACATGAATGTCAAGAATGAGAGAGCTGGCTTCACCag TGTAGGAGGTCTCCAACCACTGAGTGTGTTGCCTGTGGAGTTTGTTGCGTTGGGAGTGTGTTACAGAGTGTACAACACTTTGCAGACCAAACACCAATG TGAGGTTGACATGAAAGAGAAGGAAAAGGAGAAAAAGAGGGTGATGGGTGGAGAAGACCTGCTTAATGCCACAGCTGCTCCTCTCACAGATCGGCCTGCCACCATCACAAA ATCGTGA
- the LOC129862238 gene encoding serine/threonine-protein phosphatase 6 regulatory subunit 2-like isoform X4: MFWKFDLHTSSQLEALLEKEDVTLTELMEEEDVLQECKAQNRRLLVFLSQDTCMQELLHLITTEPPAGLEEIKRFKHPNIACELLTSDVGVINDKLGGEKPLLDILYTFLEQPPPLNPLLASFFSKTIGNLITRKSEQVIFFLRGKEGFLGLVLKHINTSAMMDLLLRLISCVDPAPLRQDTLNWLNEERLAQRLIELIHPGKDKERQSNASQTVCDIIRLSRDQANQLQENSEADPLLAVLESQECVSQLLDNMFVGESTESCIVYGTQVLLTLLEIRRPGVDGVLDVCVLGYERCVVSSILQAVQPHLKHYHQLLLDPPGRTPMLTSLGVLEVPLGNCRLHVARLMASLLQTTNMSYYTCFDDTIYNNTVTLELCRLQTINLLLDLFFKYTWNNFLHFQVELCVAAILSHSSQEERPQVGLVIQERPLVPLEDIPQARFVAQEKPMFPQAENPQGSLSTQEKPRLQQMPQEKQALPGPKPPLPSLPPDISTHNPLVTHLFQDCRLVQRILEAWEENDKTQAEGGMRRGYMGHLTRIANTVVCNMEKGPVRIQISSLITELPKDCRGRWESFVDQDLTETNRKNTVDLVSHNLRSSSEDDDRQSPFPKELSLQQTFSDYQIQQMTANFVDQFGFNDDEFSEHGDNISATFDRIKEIKFNVDTEDTAKTAAFEACTKEKIQLFDDSEEEDIWEEREINYTMHTKSRTRFGGPQMSVGLAQSDGMSDTPDKSTGSDTKEGEVPNEVTCQTEHSKNISQMETAQNPGWAASFGEVNFNSHSSGVDPWGSPAPKPGVGVDPWGSPSPKPGVGVDPWGSPSPKPGVGVDPWGSPSPKPGVGVDPWGSHAPMPGVGVDAWGSPAPQPVTTEAEKGWAKFTDFQPFCCSETGLRCTSPVDSEICGSDKTKPSQGMNQPPQFVRAWTLQGVESVPQGCWPMLTPMLPTVVKFDGYPLGGGSFLIHTGIVEKPSSVAVLNTLKPVRLAPTTIPSSMAL, encoded by the exons atGTTCTGGAAGTTTGACCTGCACACGTCATCCCAGCTGGAGGCCCTGCTTGAGAAGGAAGATGTCACGCTCACTGAACTCATGGAGGAGGAGGACGTACTGCAGGAGTGCAAGGCCCAGAACCGCAG GCTGCTTGTCTTCCTGTCCCAGGACACCTGCATGCAAGAGCTGCTGCACCTCATCACCACAGAGCCCCCTGCTGGTCTGGAAGAGATCAAACGCTTCAA gcacCCTAACATAGCATGTGAGCTGCTGACGAGTGATGTAGGGGTGATAAATGATAAGCTGGGGGGAGAGAAGCCCCTTCTAGACATCCTGTACACCTTCCTGGAGCAGCCCCCTCCCCTCAACCCCCTCCTCGCATCCTTCTTCAGCAAGACCATTGGAAACCTCATCACACGCAAGAGCGAACAG GTGATCTTCTTCCTGCGGGGAAAGGAGGGTTTCCTGGGTCTGGTTCTTAAACACATCAACACATCGGCCATGATGGACCTCCTGCTACGCCTCATCAGCTGTGTAGATCCTGCTCCTCTCCGACAAGACACACTCAAc TGGTTGAATGAAGAGCGGCTGGCCCAGAGGCTCATAGAACTCATTCACCCTGGGAAAGACAaggag AGACAGTCGAATGCGTCCCAGACTGTGTGTGACATCATCCGTCTGAGCAGAGACCAGGCCAATCAGCTCCAAGAGAACTCTGAGGCCGACCCTCTGCTCGCCGTGCTGGAGtc GCAGGAGTGTGTGAGTCAGCTGCTGGACAACATGTTTGtgggagagagcacagagagctgCATCGTCTatggaactcaagtccttctcaCCTTACTGGAGATCAGGAGGCCGGG agtgGATGGTGTGCTGGATGTGTGTGTTCTGGGATATGAAAGGTGTGTCGTCAGCAGCATCCTGCAGGCTGTCCAACCCCACCTCAAACACTACCACCAACTACTGCTGGATCCTCCCGGG CGGACCCCCATGCTGACCAGTCTAGGTGTGTTGGAGGTGCCACTGGGTAACTGTCGTCTCCATGTGGCCAGACTAATGGCCTCCCTACTACAGACCACTAACATGAGTTATTACACCTGTTTTGACGACACGATTTACAACAACACCGTCACACTGGAGCTCTGCAGACTCCAGACCATAAACCTCCTACTG GACCTGTTCTTTAAGTACACCTGGAACAACTTCCTGCACTTCCAAGTGGAACTGTGTGTGGCAGCCATCCTCAGCCACTCTTCTCAGGAGGAGAGGCCCCAGGTTGGCCTGGTTATCCAGGAAAGGCCCTTGGTTCCCCTGGAGGACATTCCCCAGGCCCGCTTTGTGGCCCAGGAAAAACCCATGTTTCCCCAGGCGGAGAATCCTCAGGGCAGCCTCTCGACCCAGGAAAAGCCCAGGCTTCAGCAGATGCCCCAGGAAAAGCAGGCCTTGCCTGGCCCCAAACCACCActgccctctcttcctcctgacatCTCCACACATAACCCACTGGTGACCCAT tTGTTTCAGGACTGTCGTCTGGTTCAGAGGATATTGGAGGCCTGGGAGGAGAATGATAAGACTCA GGCGGAGGGGGGTATGAGGAGAGGCTACATGGGTCACCTGACAAGAATCGCTAATACTGTAGTCTGTAACATGGAGAAAGGACCAGTCCGCATCCAGATCAGCAGCCTTATTACag AGCTGCCTAAGGATTGCAGGGGGCGCTGGGAGAGCTTTGTAGACCAGGACCTGACAGAGACCAACAGGAAGAACACTGTAGACCTG gtgtCTCACAACCTGCGCTCCTCCAGTGAAGACGATGACCGACAGAGTCCCTTCCCCAAAGAGCTGTCACTGCAACAG ACATTCTCAGACTACCAGATCCAGCAGATGACTGCTAACTTTGTGGATCAGTTTGGCTTCAATGACGACGAGTTCTCAGAACACGGCGACAACATCAG CGCCACCTTTGACCGGATCAAAGAGATCAAATTCAACGTGGACACAGAGGACACT GCTAAGACTGCAGCATTTGAGGCCTGCACTAAGGAGAAGATCCAGTTGTTTGATGATAGCGAGGAAGAAGAcatctgggaggagagagagatcaacTATACTATGcacaccaagtctaggaccag GTTTGGGGGGCCACAGATGTCTGTTGGATTGGCTCAGAGTGATGGAATGAGCGATACTCCTGATAAGTCAACAGGTTCTGACACAAAGGAGGGGGAGGTGCCTAATGAGGTCACATGTCAGACTGAACACAGCAAGAACATCAGCCAGATGGAGACTGCACAGA ACCCTGGCTGGGCAGCTAGTTTCGGGGAGGTGAACTTTAACTCCCACTCATCTGGAGTGGACCCATGGGGTAGCCCCGCCCCCAAGCCTGGAGTGGGCGTTGACCCATGGGGTAGCCCCTCCCCCAAGCCTGGAGTGGGCGTTGACCCATGGGGTAGCCCCTCCCCCAAGCCTGGAGTGGGCGTTGACCCATGGGGTAGCCCCTCCCCCAAGCCTGGAGTGGGCGTTGACCCATGGGGTAGCCACGCCCCCATGCCCGGAGTGGGCGTAGACGCATGGGGAAGCCCTGCCCCACAGCCTGTAACTACAGAGGCTGAGAAGGGCTGGGCCAAGTTCACTGACTTTCAGCCCTTTTGCTG ttCAGAGACAGGTTTGAGGTGCACTTCTCCAGTGGACTCAGAGATCTGTGGGTCAGACAAAACTAAACCCAGCCAGGGAATGAACC aaccgcctcaattcgtcagggcgtggactctacaaggtgtcgaaagtgttccacagggatgctggcccatgttgactccaatgcttcccacagttgtcaagtttgatggatatcctttgggtggtggatcattcttgatacacacaggaattgttgaaaaacccagcagtgttgcggttcttaacacactcaaaccggtgcgcctggcacctactaccatacccagttcaatGGCACtttaa